A portion of the Edaphobacter bradus genome contains these proteins:
- a CDS encoding RidA family protein: MVSLSSSQHASAERRLQDLGIVLPNAPHPLGSYVEAVQSGSLLFLSGMLPIKDGKPQYVGRLGKELDADAGRDALRTATLNALSAAKEHIGSLDRVSKVVRVGVYLATSEDFYNQPIVADAASELLRDVFGEGKTSVRSVFGVASLPLGLPVMLEVTFEVNS, translated from the coding sequence ATGGTAAGCCTGAGCAGTTCGCAGCATGCCAGCGCGGAACGTCGGCTGCAGGATCTCGGGATCGTGCTCCCCAACGCTCCCCATCCGCTTGGCTCATACGTCGAGGCAGTGCAATCAGGCAGCCTGCTCTTCCTCAGTGGAATGTTGCCGATCAAGGATGGCAAGCCTCAATACGTCGGGCGTCTGGGCAAGGAACTCGATGCAGATGCTGGCCGTGATGCTCTGCGAACCGCGACCCTGAATGCTCTATCCGCTGCGAAGGAGCACATCGGTTCTCTGGACCGCGTGAGTAAGGTCGTCCGCGTTGGAGTCTATCTGGCTACGTCTGAAGACTTCTACAACCAGCCCATCGTCGCGGACGCAGCATCGGAGCTTCTCCGGGATGTATTTGGAGAGGGCAAGACGTCCGTGCGGTCCGTCTTCGGAGTAGCCAGCTTGCCACTCGGCCTACCGGTCATGCTAGAGGTGACGTTCGAAGTCAATAGCTGA
- a CDS encoding ferritin-like domain-containing protein: MSSSSTVSTQSRRSFFKMTATGAAMAIPGFALMNGTEIAFAESKPSLNDSDVAVLQFLAAAELVESDLWEQYCELATNNPGYRKALQGIDESLPDYICGVLEDERSHATFINAFLVAAGKTPINLDSFRTLPSVLVEGAKNIGRLTNLKSLTVDTSYYQRYRQAGNPDFGDDFGQIANIVNQPTIPTSESIGGDELRSIAQTAAFHFASIEQGGSSLYTSFMTKVTNLDVVAILASIGPMEVYHFAVFQTALERIRTLAGHDGPSFPDIRENPSRGDIMPEPSTFLDKSLPVCSVIRPRNTNTAGAVAAATGLVNSGLFLGQSQAFFDAVVPLAKAADAALRS, from the coding sequence ATGAGCAGTTCCAGCACAGTATCGACACAGAGCCGCCGCTCGTTCTTTAAGATGACGGCAACAGGTGCGGCCATGGCCATACCCGGCTTCGCTTTGATGAATGGAACAGAGATTGCCTTCGCCGAATCAAAGCCATCACTCAACGACAGCGATGTAGCCGTATTGCAGTTCCTCGCAGCGGCAGAACTCGTCGAATCTGATCTTTGGGAACAATATTGCGAACTCGCGACCAACAATCCCGGCTATCGCAAAGCCCTTCAGGGGATTGATGAATCGCTTCCCGACTACATCTGTGGGGTATTGGAAGACGAGCGCAGCCATGCCACCTTCATCAATGCCTTCCTGGTCGCTGCCGGCAAAACACCAATCAACCTCGATTCCTTCCGCACCTTGCCCAGTGTCCTAGTCGAAGGCGCGAAGAACATCGGCCGCCTGACCAACCTGAAGAGTTTGACCGTCGATACGAGTTACTACCAGCGTTACCGCCAGGCAGGAAACCCCGACTTCGGAGATGACTTCGGCCAGATAGCCAACATCGTCAACCAGCCCACAATTCCTACTTCCGAGTCGATTGGCGGAGATGAGCTCCGTTCCATTGCACAGACCGCTGCCTTCCACTTTGCTTCAATCGAGCAAGGTGGAAGCAGCCTCTACACCTCGTTTATGACTAAAGTCACCAACCTCGACGTCGTGGCAATCCTCGCCTCCATCGGCCCCATGGAGGTCTACCACTTCGCCGTCTTCCAAACGGCCCTTGAACGAATCCGCACACTCGCAGGCCACGACGGCCCGAGCTTTCCCGACATCCGGGAGAACCCGAGCCGCGGCGACATCATGCCTGAACCCAGCACCTTTCTGGATAAAAGCCTGCCCGTCTGCTCCGTCATCAGGCCCCGCAACACCAATACCGCGGGAGCGGTTGCGGCCGCGACGGGCCTGGTAAATTCCGGCCTGTTCCTGGGCCAAAGCCAGGC
- a CDS encoding CGNR zinc finger domain-containing protein translates to MKNTLLKAPTNEDHLDFVGDDLAINFINTRRIVEGQLTDTLQSDSDVKAWLRRLEVPVAKRSLPFGDGVLLKGARELRDIALAAFQDRKSGKKPSLVALNRFLADAPSHAVLTIYDARNIRVTRVYGKETVEAFLAPVAEAVADLLADGDFELVRHCEGRDCVMWFYDRTKGHRRRWCTSTGCGNRAKVAAFRARASQQ, encoded by the coding sequence ATGAAGAACACTCTTTTAAAAGCTCCGACGAACGAGGACCATCTCGATTTCGTGGGCGACGATCTGGCGATCAACTTCATCAACACTCGTCGGATAGTCGAGGGACAACTGACAGACACACTGCAGAGCGACAGCGACGTGAAAGCCTGGCTCAGGAGGCTCGAAGTCCCCGTCGCGAAAAGGTCACTTCCTTTCGGCGACGGCGTACTACTTAAAGGGGCAAGAGAGCTTCGTGACATTGCGCTCGCGGCCTTTCAGGATCGAAAGTCCGGGAAGAAACCTTCGCTGGTCGCGCTCAACAGATTCCTGGCGGACGCTCCGAGTCATGCAGTGCTTACGATATACGACGCGAGGAACATTCGTGTGACTCGTGTCTACGGCAAAGAGACGGTTGAGGCATTCCTGGCTCCGGTCGCGGAAGCGGTCGCCGACCTGCTCGCGGATGGTGATTTCGAGCTCGTCCGGCATTGCGAAGGCCGCGATTGTGTCATGTGGTTCTATGACCGTACGAAAGGCCACCGCAGAAGATGGTGCACGTCTACAGGCTGCGGAAACCGCGCCAAAGTAGCTGCGTTTCGAGCAAGAGCAAGCCAACAATGA
- a CDS encoding alpha/beta hydrolase codes for MTNYDFNLDATKEINMTLSQTYRTALIAIAGTLLTAMFHTEAVAQANSPRGVRNIVIVHGAWADGSSWSKVIPLLQAKGMHVVAVQNPLTSLADDVAATKRAIALQDGPVLLVGHSYGGVVITEAGNDPKVVGLVYVAALAPSDGESVASVTKPFPPAPLGSEVRGDAEGFLTVTPKGIAEDLAQDLSDKEKQLLTATQGPTAAAVFGATITTAAWKTKPSWCVIASNDRAVSPELEKAEAAAMKATSITVPSSHVPMLSQPKAVADLIEQAAAKAGSR; via the coding sequence GTGACGAACTATGACTTCAATCTTGATGCAACGAAGGAGATAAATATGACACTCTCGCAAACATACCGAACTGCTTTGATTGCAATTGCAGGAACCCTACTGACAGCGATGTTTCACACGGAAGCGGTCGCTCAGGCGAACTCCCCTCGAGGGGTTAGAAACATTGTCATTGTGCACGGTGCGTGGGCCGATGGATCAAGCTGGTCCAAAGTGATTCCACTGCTTCAAGCCAAGGGAATGCATGTGGTCGCCGTGCAGAACCCATTGACCTCGCTCGCTGACGACGTTGCCGCCACCAAGCGCGCCATCGCATTGCAGGATGGCCCTGTACTGCTAGTGGGCCATTCTTATGGGGGAGTGGTTATCACGGAGGCTGGAAACGATCCAAAGGTAGTCGGCTTGGTTTATGTGGCTGCGCTCGCGCCGTCGGATGGTGAGTCCGTTGCTTCGGTCACCAAACCGTTTCCGCCGGCTCCGCTAGGCAGCGAAGTCCGGGGGGATGCTGAAGGTTTTCTGACGGTGACCCCAAAGGGAATCGCTGAAGACTTGGCCCAGGATCTGTCAGACAAGGAGAAGCAGCTGTTGACGGCGACACAGGGTCCCACAGCAGCAGCTGTTTTTGGGGCCACAATCACGACCGCCGCGTGGAAGACCAAGCCATCCTGGTGCGTGATTGCCAGCAACGATCGCGCTGTTTCTCCGGAGCTTGAGAAGGCCGAAGCGGCGGCAATGAAGGCTACATCGATCACTGTTCCCTCCAGTCACGTGCCAATGCTTTCTCAACCGAAAGCAGTCGCAGACTTAATCGAGCAAGCTGCAGCGAAAGCCGGGAGCCGATGA
- a CDS encoding organic hydroperoxide resistance protein gives MTTYQKDIAVADSTQEIAKVQYTAKTHTSGGRRGGVSRSDDGRLDVKFTSPVVPGTGTNPEQLFAAGWSACFISAIGLVANKMKVKLPAEVAVDAEIDLCNSGDVYFLRARLNVSLPGLEREVAQAIVDATHGETCAYSNATRGNVDVTLNLV, from the coding sequence ATGACAACATATCAGAAAGATATCGCGGTAGCTGATTCGACTCAGGAGATCGCAAAAGTGCAGTACACCGCCAAGACCCATACTTCGGGCGGTCGGCGCGGCGGCGTCTCCCGCAGTGATGATGGCCGCTTAGATGTTAAGTTCACGTCCCCCGTAGTCCCGGGAACTGGTACCAACCCGGAGCAGTTGTTTGCCGCTGGTTGGTCCGCCTGTTTCATTAGCGCGATAGGGCTTGTGGCCAACAAGATGAAGGTCAAACTTCCGGCTGAGGTAGCCGTCGATGCCGAAATTGACCTGTGCAATTCTGGCGACGTTTACTTCCTCCGAGCAAGGCTAAACGTCAGTCTGCCGGGCTTGGAGCGCGAAGTCGCCCAGGCCATTGTGGACGCCACGCACGGCGAGACATGTGCATATTCCAACGCTACACGGGGCAACGTCGACGTTACGCTCAACTTGGTGTAA
- a CDS encoding SDR family NAD(P)-dependent oxidoreductase, with product MASNQKTVIVTGASQGIGAAVVRAFLERGYNVVGTSRNATKSAELKASEKLVLVDGDIGQAATAQKVVDAAVQKFGSIDVVVNNAGIFSVKPFTDYSADDFRALVSTNLEGYIYITQLAVKQMLAQKSGGSVVGITSSLVENPIGGLPVSLPMITKGGLEAITRSLAAEYAKEHIRFNTVAPGVVDTPLHKDNPKDFLKTLSPMGTISTSEDIASAVVYLTESRQITGEVLHVDGGQHNGKW from the coding sequence ATGGCAAGCAATCAAAAGACGGTAATCGTGACGGGCGCCTCTCAAGGAATCGGCGCTGCAGTAGTAAGGGCGTTCCTGGAACGTGGCTATAACGTAGTGGGCACCTCTCGCAATGCGACAAAGTCGGCCGAGTTGAAGGCTTCCGAGAAGCTTGTGTTGGTGGACGGAGACATCGGCCAGGCGGCTACTGCACAGAAGGTGGTCGATGCCGCTGTTCAGAAGTTTGGCTCGATTGATGTCGTTGTCAACAACGCTGGCATCTTCTCGGTGAAGCCCTTCACTGATTACAGTGCTGATGATTTCCGTGCCCTCGTATCGACGAATCTCGAAGGCTACATCTACATTACCCAGCTCGCGGTCAAGCAGATGCTCGCTCAGAAGTCGGGCGGAAGCGTTGTGGGCATTACGTCATCGCTGGTTGAAAATCCCATCGGTGGCTTGCCGGTGTCCCTGCCGATGATTACGAAGGGCGGTCTCGAGGCCATCACACGTAGCTTGGCCGCGGAGTATGCGAAGGAGCACATCCGCTTCAATACGGTCGCGCCTGGCGTTGTTGACACTCCTCTTCACAAAGACAACCCAAAGGACTTCCTCAAGACCTTGTCGCCGATGGGCACGATCTCCACTTCGGAGGACATTGCAAGCGCGGTGGTCTATCTCACCGAATCGCGCCAGATCACTGGGGAGGTGCTGCACGTGGACGGCGGTCAGCACAACGGCAAATGGTAA